The genomic segment CCATAGCGTTGAGTGTCCCAATTAGCAAGCACTGCATACGCCACTTGATGTCCATCTGCAACGTTAGTAATCATTCCAACGTCACAGCGAACGTCATGTTCAGTACCCGTTTTATGACTCAGATGCACTCCAGCATCTGAAGGCCAGTGAGCTAGTGGATCAACGCGAAACGCTGAGGCCACCATAGAAGTATCGGCGTCGGCCGATAGCCAGCGTTCAATTTGTGAGGAGGCAGATTGAGAAATCAGAGTACCTTGTGCCAATTGACAAACGTAACTGCACAGCTCTGCAGCGCAGCCCTGAGACATATCCACAGGCATCGGTGGAGAAAGGCGCTTATCTCGAACTTTGTCAAGCAATCGCGATGTGTTGAATCCCAACACATCGCGGGTCATCTGCGTTATCGAAGCGAGGGACACTCGCTCAATCAACAAATTTGTGGCGTAAT from the Bifidobacterium sp. genome contains:
- a CDS encoding serine hydrolase, whose protein sequence is MPQLDMRIQWSVAIYDVTHCVPLFNHHPNRCLKTASIGKLFLLAEIMRQVEAHTVSLDQQISRDDEQTDDPMSDSGILYMLNQRSLSIADLCVLVGAFSDNYATNLLIERVSLASITQMTRDVLGFNTSRLLDKVRDKRLSPPMPVDMSQGCAAELCSYVCQLAQGTLISQSASSQIERWLSADADTSMVASAFRVDPLAHWPSDAGVHLSHKTGTEHDVRCDVGMITNVADGHQVAYAVLANWDTQRYGDLRDVALHDMASIGADIRSTLHTQQVQAW